A genomic window from Wolbachia pipientis includes:
- the ltrA gene encoding group II intron reverse transcriptase/maturase, whose amino-acid sequence MNKTKSFDMPKQLVWRAYKQVSKNKGAAGVDEVTITKFEENLKDNLYKLWNRMSSGSYFPEPVKAVAIPKGTGGGQRTLCVPSVSDRIAQTAATMYLEPLVEPIFHKDSYGYRPNKSALDAVYTARKRCWKNDWTIDLDISGFFDNLDHDLALQAIKKHTDCKWVILYVERWMKVPIQQADGNKVARDKGVPQGGSISPIISNIFMHHAFDMWMKQNYPTVPFERCVDDAIVHCRTKRQAEFMKAMIEERLAKCKLKLRPEKTQIVYNKDDDRKEEYPIQSFDFLGYTFRPRIAKNKMRNYFVSFLPAICNKAKKKIKKTIKSWRIHRVTWTTLEEISKRIDPIVRGWFQYYGRFYKSEMYPSLRNIERYLIRWVRTKYKKLRDHGRLAKQFLGKVRKRSPNIFYHWTLGLGSKD is encoded by the coding sequence ATGAATAAAACAAAGTCTTTTGATATGCCGAAGCAACTTGTTTGGAGAGCTTATAAACAAGTATCGAAGAATAAAGGAGCGGCTGGTGTAGACGAGGTTACGATAACAAAGTTTGAAGAAAATCTAAAAGATAATCTATACAAACTATGGAATCGGATGTCATCCGGAAGTTATTTTCCAGAGCCAGTAAAAGCTGTTGCAATACCGAAAGGTACAGGAGGAGGACAAAGAACTTTATGTGTTCCTTCAGTATCAGATAGGATAGCGCAAACAGCAGCTACAATGTATCTTGAACCGTTAGTAGAGCCGATATTTCATAAGGATTCATATGGTTATAGACCAAATAAGTCTGCATTGGATGCGGTATATACAGCACGGAAGAGATGTTGGAAAAATGATTGGACAATAGATCTTGATATATCTGGATTTTTTGACAATCTGGACCACGATTTAGCACTGCAGGCTATCAAGAAACACACAGACTGCAAATGGGTCATATTGTATGTTGAAAGGTGGATGAAAGTCCCGATTCAGCAAGCAGATGGCAACAAGGTAGCTAGGGATAAAGGAGTTCCGCAAGGAGGTTCAATAAGTCCAATCATCTCAAACATATTTATGCACCATGCATTTGATATGTGGATGAAACAAAATTACCCAACGGTACCATTTGAAAGATGTGTGGATGATGCGATAGTACACTGCAGAACTAAAAGACAGGCAGAGTTTATGAAAGCAATGATTGAAGAAAGATTGGCCAAGTGTAAATTGAAGTTGCGTCCTGAAAAGACACAGATTGTGTACAATAAGGACGACGACAGAAAAGAAGAATATCCCATACAAAGCTTTGATTTTCTAGGCTATACTTTCAGACCTAGAATAGCAAAGAATAAGATGAGGAATTATTTTGTCTCATTTCTACCAGCAATTTGTAACAAAGCCAAAAAGAAGATCAAGAAAACCATAAAGTCATGGAGAATACATCGGGTCACGTGGACCACATTAGAGGAAATATCGAAGAGAATAGATCCAATAGTCAGAGGCTGGTTTCAGTACTATGGCAGGTTTTATAAATCAGAGATGTATCCATCTCTCAGAAATATAGAGAGATACCTCATAAGATGGGTCAGAACCAAGTATAAGAAACTTCGAGATCACGGAAGGCTAGCAAAGCAATTTCTAGGAAAAGTGAGAAAGAGGTCTCCAAATATTTTCTATCACTGGACACTTGGGTTAGGATCAAAAGACTAA
- a CDS encoding riboflavin synthase, translating to MFKGIITDIGTIIDTTIHSNSDQIFHIKTQNLPSINKGNSIACSGVCLTVVDMMSDIFTVQTSQETMKISNLNTWKIGKKINLEQAMRLSDKIDGHLVQGHVDGIVKILTIERNLDSHEIKLSCPQELIKFVAKKGSVTLNGVSLTVNSVINQEFIVNIIPYTWENTIFQYNKINDYLNLEIDMIARYLDQLMQHKYN from the coding sequence ATGTTTAAAGGAATTATTACGGATATCGGAACTATAATTGATACCACTATTCACTCCAACTCTGATCAAATTTTCCATATCAAAACACAAAATTTACCCTCTATAAACAAAGGAAATTCAATAGCTTGCTCTGGTGTGTGTTTAACTGTTGTTGATATGATGAGCGACATATTTACAGTCCAAACGTCTCAAGAAACTATGAAGATTTCTAACTTAAATACGTGGAAGATAGGCAAAAAAATAAATCTCGAACAAGCAATGAGATTAAGTGATAAGATCGATGGCCACCTAGTTCAGGGTCATGTTGATGGGATAGTAAAAATTTTAACAATCGAACGAAATTTAGATTCTCATGAAATCAAACTATCGTGCCCACAAGAATTAATTAAATTTGTTGCAAAAAAAGGCTCCGTTACACTAAATGGGGTTTCCCTCACAGTGAATTCAGTTATTAATCAGGAATTTATAGTAAATATAATTCCCTATACATGGGAAAATACAATTTTTCAGTACAACAAAATAAATGATTATCTGAATTTAGAAATTGACATGATCGCTAGGTATTTAGATCAATTGATGCAGCATAAATACAATTAA
- a CDS encoding CvpA family protein: MLFDSLIIFIVVLCVIISVTRGFIKELCALMFLFLSIFLTANHYDFFTPNYSKYFDSKVILNILSTISVFIILNLIFMIINNWLMYILSPIRLGFIDRVTGIFLGVLKGILLSYVLFFAVYLYCYTVYDKKEYGKKEEHSEIKAEDILPNWIINSHSYQALFVTAEEVIDMYVPESLILKIKEIGGEMVDQEKPKNNKKEE, from the coding sequence ATGCTTTTCGATAGCTTAATTATCTTCATTGTTGTTCTATGTGTAATAATCTCGGTAACTAGAGGTTTTATAAAAGAGCTATGCGCACTAATGTTTCTATTTTTATCAATTTTTCTGACAGCTAATCACTATGATTTTTTCACTCCAAATTATAGTAAATATTTTGATTCTAAAGTTATACTAAACATACTTTCTACAATCTCTGTATTTATTATACTTAATCTTATATTCATGATAATAAACAACTGGCTAATGTACATATTATCACCCATAAGGTTGGGGTTTATCGATAGAGTTACTGGAATCTTTCTCGGAGTGCTTAAAGGAATATTGCTCTCTTATGTACTATTTTTTGCTGTGTACTTATATTGTTACACAGTATATGACAAAAAAGAATATGGCAAAAAAGAGGAACATTCTGAAATAAAAGCAGAAGACATATTGCCTAATTGGATAATAAATTCACACTCTTATCAGGCTTTATTTGTGACAGCAGAAGAAGTAATTGACATGTATGTGCCAGAGTCGTTGATACTAAAAATAAAAGAGATCGGTGGAGAAATGGTTGATCAAGAAAAACCCAAAAACAATAAAAAAGAAGAGTAA
- the uvrC gene encoding excinuclease ABC subunit UvrC has product MFKQYKEQIKLSPQSCGVYKMIGDKDKVLYIGKAKNLKSRLSDYLQFENLSERIRVMLSQVVKVEIFITENEIEALLLEAQLIKSLKPLYNIVLKDGRSYPYIKISKHDYPRIAKYRGKFKKNEFHYYGPFTSASAVKQTILSLQKAFLLRVCSDQYFSSTKRPCIEYQIKRCSAPCINKITKDDYCQSVKQARNTLLGRNKEVKEQLLFTMRKCSSEENYELAAIYRDRVKFLEQIQIQHTDFSFEKDADFFSIVREEDLACISVLSFRNKDNYGSTPYFAENCGDHSNDEILSTFLVNFYNSANIPPIQIYVPDSIVDKEIIEQALYKVAQKPVKVLHAKNKKERDLLKFVYDNSQHSLEQKLIDYRNNLEKLKELSKVFLLPSIPKRIEVYDNSHISGSQQIGVMVVAGQEGFLKSEYRKFTIKEKFSGDDYKMMREVLTRRFSGNIKGIIPDFLLIDGGPGHVSIVQNVLEVLNINVPFACMAKGPDRKAGNETFYMLGREEVSLANDSKVMLYLQLLRNEAHRFAITSHRKKRDKQFIVSQLSKIPGICNKRKKR; this is encoded by the coding sequence ATGTTCAAGCAATATAAAGAACAGATAAAATTATCTCCGCAGTCTTGTGGTGTGTATAAGATGATTGGAGATAAGGATAAAGTTTTATACATTGGTAAAGCAAAAAACTTGAAATCGAGATTATCTGACTACCTTCAATTCGAAAACCTTTCTGAACGAATTAGAGTTATGCTCTCACAGGTTGTTAAGGTTGAAATATTCATCACTGAGAATGAAATCGAAGCACTGCTTCTTGAAGCACAGTTAATAAAATCATTGAAACCACTTTATAATATTGTGCTCAAGGATGGAAGATCTTATCCTTATATAAAGATTTCCAAGCACGATTATCCAAGAATAGCAAAATATAGAGGCAAATTTAAGAAGAATGAGTTTCATTATTATGGTCCCTTTACATCTGCCTCTGCTGTTAAGCAAACTATATTGTCATTGCAAAAAGCTTTTCTCCTAAGAGTATGTTCAGATCAATACTTTTCCTCAACAAAAAGACCATGTATTGAATATCAAATTAAGCGCTGCTCAGCACCATGCATAAACAAAATCACAAAAGACGACTACTGCCAATCAGTAAAACAGGCACGAAATACATTGCTTGGAAGAAATAAGGAAGTGAAAGAACAGTTACTTTTCACAATGAGAAAGTGCAGCAGTGAAGAAAACTATGAGCTTGCTGCTATATATAGAGATCGGGTAAAGTTTCTTGAGCAAATTCAAATACAGCACACGGATTTTTCTTTTGAAAAAGATGCAGATTTCTTCAGTATTGTACGTGAAGAGGATCTAGCATGTATTAGTGTGTTATCGTTCAGAAATAAAGACAACTACGGCAGCACTCCTTACTTTGCCGAGAACTGTGGTGATCACTCAAATGATGAAATTTTATCCACCTTTTTGGTCAATTTTTATAATTCAGCTAACATACCTCCAATACAAATTTACGTTCCAGATTCTATTGTGGATAAGGAAATTATAGAACAAGCACTATATAAGGTTGCTCAAAAGCCAGTAAAAGTTCTACATGCAAAGAATAAAAAAGAGCGTGATTTATTGAAATTTGTTTATGATAACTCTCAGCATAGCTTAGAGCAGAAGCTTATCGATTATAGAAATAACCTAGAAAAGCTTAAGGAGCTTAGCAAAGTTTTCTTGTTACCAAGTATTCCAAAGCGTATCGAGGTTTATGATAATAGCCATATTTCTGGAAGCCAGCAAATTGGTGTAATGGTTGTTGCAGGGCAGGAGGGTTTTTTAAAAAGTGAGTACAGAAAATTTACTATAAAGGAAAAATTTTCAGGCGATGACTATAAAATGATGAGGGAAGTGCTAACCAGACGTTTCTCCGGCAATATAAAAGGCATAATACCTGATTTTTTACTGATTGATGGCGGACCAGGACATGTTTCCATAGTACAGAATGTACTGGAAGTATTGAATATAAACGTTCCTTTTGCTTGTATGGCAAAAGGTCCTGATCGTAAAGCAGGAAATGAAACATTTTATATGCTGGGCAGGGAAGAAGTCAGTCTGGCAAATGACAGCAAAGTCATGCTTTACTTACAATTGCTGCGTAATGAAGCCCACCGTTTTGCGATAACTTCACATAGAAAGAAACGCGATAAACAGTTTATAGTTTCACAATTAAGCAAAATACCCGGCATTTGCAACAAAAGAAAAAAGCGTTGA
- the glyS gene encoding glycine--tRNA ligase subunit beta — translation MPLQLLFECLSEEIPPRMQNVAAVQVKSYITSAFNKNNLRFASIEVFVTARRITLFVDNISASELKDSNNEVKGPNVNAPKSAIEGFLRKHQKNEEDLLVRKVNNEDFYFIKRESYSFNIKEFLKNQLEGMLKDFSWPKSMRWGEGKERWVRSIKNILCILNDEIIPVSFAGITASNTTYGHRFLSSDAALTIKAPKDYFELLEKNSVILQLDKRKQFILDQINKFTKEQNLQLEKNDYLLNELTGLIEWPIVLFGKVNQEKSFGLPKEVILSIINTQQRYLALSDGQRISYFVTVVNVNNDKVVKGHERILEARLADAQFLISQDKKENLDYYVKKLGSILFHASLGSVGEKVKRITALSKYIAIFIPHASLIKVERAAYLAKADLATSIVREFPELQGVMGGYYASYFQEDREIVEAIAEHYKPIGPEQECPKFPSAIAVSIADKVDSLVGLIAAGEKISGSYDQFGLRRMTISIIRTILENNLHIPIRLLIDKSVFLYSRLLFNENTTSVDKPNRKQILELVFRFCLERFKVILKNRDIRQDVVDSILYKIDINDLLTAEKQTVILDRYLSTPEGEQILSTYKRVSNMMSKARKSDGTTYSASYGKRFLIESEEIALSNCAITACKNIKQAIKNNHFNVALDELAGFAPFINQFMDSIKINCDSDKLRRNRLSLLENVVSIFHLVADFNLIQVK, via the coding sequence ATGCCGTTGCAGTTGTTGTTTGAGTGTCTTTCAGAAGAAATACCACCAAGGATGCAGAATGTAGCTGCAGTTCAAGTTAAGAGTTATATTACCAGTGCTTTTAATAAAAACAATTTAAGATTTGCATCTATAGAGGTTTTTGTAACGGCACGTCGCATCACTCTTTTTGTCGACAACATAAGTGCTTCGGAGCTAAAGGATTCCAATAACGAAGTTAAGGGACCAAACGTTAACGCACCAAAGAGTGCTATCGAAGGTTTTTTAAGAAAACATCAGAAAAATGAAGAAGATTTGCTCGTTCGAAAAGTAAATAATGAAGATTTTTACTTCATTAAAAGAGAAAGCTACTCATTTAACATCAAAGAATTTCTCAAAAATCAACTAGAAGGGATGTTAAAGGATTTTTCTTGGCCAAAAAGTATGAGATGGGGCGAAGGAAAAGAAAGATGGGTTAGGTCAATTAAAAACATTTTATGCATTTTAAATGACGAAATAATACCTGTGTCTTTTGCAGGGATCACAGCATCTAACACAACATATGGCCATCGATTTCTCTCAAGTGATGCGGCGTTAACTATTAAAGCACCTAAAGACTATTTTGAATTGCTAGAAAAAAACAGTGTAATTCTCCAATTGGACAAAAGAAAGCAATTTATACTAGATCAGATTAATAAATTCACAAAAGAGCAGAATTTACAACTTGAGAAAAATGATTATTTACTAAATGAATTGACAGGGCTTATAGAATGGCCAATTGTACTATTTGGTAAAGTGAATCAGGAAAAATCATTCGGATTACCGAAGGAAGTAATTCTTAGTATAATTAATACGCAGCAAAGATATCTTGCTTTGAGTGATGGACAAAGAATTTCGTATTTTGTTACTGTTGTTAATGTCAACAATGATAAAGTTGTTAAAGGGCACGAAAGAATATTAGAAGCACGTCTTGCTGATGCCCAATTTTTAATATCTCAAGATAAAAAGGAAAATCTAGATTATTATGTCAAAAAATTAGGTTCGATATTATTTCATGCTTCACTTGGCAGCGTGGGGGAAAAGGTGAAGCGTATTACGGCTCTGTCAAAGTATATAGCTATATTTATTCCACATGCTTCGCTGATAAAAGTTGAACGTGCTGCATATTTGGCAAAAGCTGATTTGGCAACATCGATAGTAAGAGAGTTTCCAGAATTACAAGGAGTAATGGGTGGATATTATGCTTCTTATTTTCAAGAAGATAGAGAAATAGTGGAAGCTATAGCTGAACACTATAAGCCAATCGGGCCAGAGCAGGAGTGTCCTAAATTCCCTTCAGCAATTGCTGTGTCAATTGCAGACAAAGTGGATAGCTTAGTTGGTTTAATTGCAGCAGGTGAGAAAATCTCTGGTTCGTATGATCAGTTTGGTTTGCGGAGAATGACAATTAGTATAATTAGAACAATACTTGAAAATAATTTGCATATTCCAATTAGGCTATTGATAGATAAGTCAGTATTTTTATATTCAAGGCTTCTATTTAATGAAAATACAACGTCAGTTGATAAGCCAAATAGAAAACAAATTTTAGAGCTAGTATTTAGATTCTGCTTAGAAAGATTCAAGGTTATTTTAAAAAATAGAGATATAAGGCAAGATGTTGTAGATTCAATACTATATAAAATCGATATTAATGATCTGCTGACAGCAGAAAAGCAAACTGTTATATTGGATCGTTATCTTAGTACTCCAGAAGGTGAACAAATTCTAAGCACTTACAAAAGAGTCAGTAACATGATGAGCAAAGCAAGGAAAAGTGATGGCACTACTTATAGTGCATCTTACGGTAAGAGGTTTTTGATTGAAAGTGAAGAAATTGCGCTATCAAATTGTGCTATAACTGCTTGTAAAAACATAAAACAAGCGATAAAAAATAACCACTTTAATGTAGCACTTGATGAACTTGCTGGTTTTGCTCCGTTTATCAATCAGTTTATGGACAGTATAAAGATTAACTGTGATTCTGATAAGCTGAGAAGAAACAGATTATCTTTACTTGAAAATGTAGTTTCCATCTTTCATTTAGTAGCAGATTTTAACCTCATACAAGTCAAGTAA
- a CDS encoding glycine--tRNA ligase subunit alpha → MNLQSIIKELQDFWASEGCVILHPYTSEVGAGTLHPATIMSAIDTKSTKIAYLQPVIRPADGRYSDNPNRLYQHHQYQVIIKPSGNNLQDVYLDSLKALGISTEKYDIKFVEDDWENPSVGASGLGWEVTCNGMEVTQLTYIQQVGGIDCKMIPGEVAYGLERLAMCIQGVDNVYDITWNDNGVTYGDIFKQREYEFSYLALDYYDTKVVQQQFEDTEKLCKFLIEKELPMAAYDQCIKTSHLLNLLDARGVLGVNERTAYIGKVRELTKKCCELYMSK, encoded by the coding sequence GTGAACTTACAAAGTATAATAAAAGAGTTACAAGATTTTTGGGCTAGTGAAGGGTGCGTTATACTTCACCCATACACATCTGAAGTTGGTGCTGGCACATTACATCCTGCAACAATTATGTCTGCAATTGATACAAAATCGACAAAAATTGCATATCTACAACCAGTAATTAGGCCAGCAGATGGACGCTATAGTGATAATCCTAATCGCTTGTATCAACATCACCAATATCAAGTTATAATAAAGCCATCTGGTAATAATTTACAAGACGTCTATTTAGATAGCTTAAAAGCTCTTGGCATATCTACAGAAAAATATGATATTAAGTTTGTTGAAGATGATTGGGAAAATCCAAGTGTCGGTGCATCAGGACTTGGATGGGAAGTTACATGCAATGGAATGGAAGTAACACAGCTTACTTATATACAGCAAGTTGGAGGGATTGACTGCAAGATGATTCCTGGTGAGGTGGCATATGGGTTGGAACGTTTAGCAATGTGCATACAAGGTGTAGATAATGTTTACGATATAACTTGGAACGATAACGGTGTAACTTACGGAGATATTTTTAAACAAAGAGAATATGAATTTTCTTATCTAGCGTTAGATTATTATGATACTAAAGTGGTACAGCAGCAATTTGAAGATACGGAAAAATTATGTAAGTTCCTTATTGAAAAGGAGCTACCAATGGCAGCTTATGACCAATGTATTAAAACTAGTCACCTACTTAATCTGCTTGATGCAAGAGGTGTGCTTGGTGTAAATGAACGTACAGCTTATATTGGTAAAGTTAGAGAGCTAACAAAAAAATGTTGTGAATTGTACATGAGTAAATAG
- a CDS encoding phosphatidylglycerophosphatase, which translates to MGIFFEFLGKMLGKVFPAKTVSSFLGIGYLPGWQNYWSSFLILFIVDVILIFTYGGEYLLYKMPNSGMVVAAVFTKLAIVMLVMQLIGIFIFHAQDPSANSGEDIVIQIASGQVLTVALSMPAIMSIYYAVSKLYGSICKQMFQCPFWFNDFMHFFFFLMIPYVFFNVVEVIKPWPISSIQLSYNNAISITFEGIFHTFYAVILLYLTAFIFCDLTMHDAIVLNKSIIQYVRESSAVLGDYLHSAAKKINIE; encoded by the coding sequence ATGGGGATTTTTTTTGAATTTTTGGGAAAGATGCTAGGTAAGGTTTTTCCTGCCAAAACAGTAAGCTCTTTTTTGGGAATAGGATATTTACCAGGTTGGCAGAACTATTGGTCTTCTTTTTTAATATTATTTATTGTCGATGTTATATTGATTTTTACATATGGAGGCGAATATTTACTATATAAAATGCCAAATTCAGGAATGGTTGTAGCTGCTGTTTTTACAAAATTGGCAATAGTTATGTTAGTAATGCAATTAATTGGAATATTTATTTTTCATGCTCAGGACCCTTCAGCAAACAGTGGTGAAGACATAGTAATACAAATAGCGTCAGGGCAAGTATTGACTGTAGCACTTTCAATGCCAGCAATAATGTCAATTTATTATGCTGTAAGTAAACTCTATGGGAGTATATGTAAGCAGATGTTTCAATGCCCATTTTGGTTTAATGATTTTATGCACTTTTTCTTTTTTCTTATGATACCTTACGTATTTTTTAATGTCGTAGAAGTGATAAAACCATGGCCAATAAGTTCAATACAGCTCAGCTATAATAATGCAATATCAATCACATTTGAGGGAATTTTTCACACATTTTATGCGGTGATTTTACTGTATTTAACAGCATTTATATTCTGCGATTTAACTATGCATGATGCAATTGTCCTAAATAAAAGCATAATTCAGTATGTGAGGGAAAGTTCAGCAGTTTTAGGTGATTATTTACATAGTGCTGCAAAAAAAATAAATATTGAATAG
- the hemB gene encoding porphobilinogen synthase, with protein MFNFPNTRLRRRRSSKWVRNLTSENSLSVNDLVLPLFVHNREETTEPISGLPGVKCYSIDGLVSIVKEAKDLGINAVAIFPVVDSKLKSENAEGAYNSDNLICKAIRAVKLKVPEIGIIADVALDPYTIHGHDGILKDDQMDVENDETISVLCKQALALAKAGCDIVAPSDMMDGRIGRIRKSLDDNNFQDVLILSYAVKYCSSFYAPFRQVVGSCGLSHSIDKSGYQMDYKNAHEAMCEIEMDINEGADFIMIKPGMPYLDIIKTASDKFNFPIFAYQVSGEYAMIKAAANNGWLDYDKVIYESLIGFKRAGASAIFTYAALDIAKNLSAQAL; from the coding sequence ATGTTTAATTTTCCAAATACAAGATTAAGGCGCAGGCGCTCGAGCAAATGGGTTCGCAATTTAACAAGTGAAAATAGTTTATCAGTAAATGATCTGGTTCTTCCTCTGTTTGTTCACAACAGAGAAGAAACAACTGAACCAATTTCTGGCTTACCAGGCGTAAAGTGTTATTCAATAGATGGATTAGTGTCTATAGTTAAGGAAGCTAAAGATTTAGGAATTAATGCTGTTGCAATTTTTCCTGTAGTTGATAGTAAACTAAAATCTGAAAACGCTGAGGGAGCATATAATTCTGACAACTTAATCTGCAAAGCAATCCGTGCTGTAAAATTAAAGGTACCTGAAATTGGTATTATTGCAGACGTTGCACTGGATCCATACACTATTCATGGCCATGACGGCATTTTAAAAGATGATCAGATGGATGTAGAAAACGATGAAACTATATCAGTACTGTGTAAGCAAGCACTTGCTTTAGCGAAGGCAGGATGTGATATAGTTGCTCCTTCTGATATGATGGATGGTAGAATAGGAAGAATCAGAAAATCATTAGATGATAATAACTTTCAAGACGTATTAATATTATCTTATGCGGTGAAATATTGCTCTAGTTTCTATGCTCCATTCAGGCAAGTCGTTGGTTCATGTGGGCTATCACATTCTATAGACAAAAGTGGTTATCAAATGGATTATAAAAATGCGCACGAAGCAATGTGCGAAATTGAAATGGATATAAATGAAGGTGCAGATTTTATTATGATTAAACCAGGTATGCCATATTTAGATATTATCAAAACAGCAAGTGATAAGTTTAATTTTCCGATTTTTGCTTACCAAGTAAGCGGTGAGTACGCAATGATAAAAGCTGCTGCAAATAATGGCTGGCTAGATTATGACAAGGTGATTTATGAATCTTTGATTGGTTTCAAACGTGCGGGTGCAAGTGCAATATTCACTTACGCTGCACTTGATATTGCAAAAAATTTAAGTGCACAAGCCCTATAA
- the nuoH gene encoding NADH-quinone oxidoreductase subunit NuoH — protein MNTLVNILFILVPLLLSVAYLIYFERKVIGAIQLRHGPSVVGPFGLLQPFADAIKLLIKEPIIPFRASTILFIMAPMLTFILALIAWVVIPFGAEVIVKNGQQVVIPKVIANINVGVLYVLAISSLGVYGVIIAGWSSNSNYAFLGAIRSAAQMISYEVSIGLIVATVVVTTGTLNLGEMVVAKHNMPFWVDLLLMPIGIIFFISLLAETNRHPFDLPEAEAELVSGYNVEYSSMPFALFFLGEYANMILASAMMTIFFLGGWYPPLEFSLLYKIPGLIWFVLKIVILLFVFIWIRATIPRYRYDQLMRLGWKVFLPISVLWVVLISGVLLFTGNLPGSNV, from the coding sequence ATGAACACGCTAGTTAATATTTTATTTATTTTAGTACCGCTACTACTTTCAGTTGCGTACTTGATATACTTTGAGCGTAAGGTTATTGGTGCAATTCAACTGAGACACGGCCCAAGTGTAGTTGGACCTTTTGGGCTATTGCAGCCATTTGCAGATGCTATTAAGCTACTGATTAAAGAGCCGATAATACCATTTAGAGCGAGCACCATACTGTTCATTATGGCTCCAATGCTTACCTTTATCTTGGCATTAATTGCCTGGGTAGTTATACCGTTTGGTGCTGAAGTAATTGTAAAAAATGGCCAGCAAGTAGTGATTCCTAAGGTTATAGCAAATATTAATGTTGGAGTGCTTTATGTGCTAGCTATATCGTCGCTGGGAGTATACGGCGTAATTATTGCAGGCTGGTCAAGCAATTCTAATTATGCATTTCTTGGCGCTATACGGTCGGCTGCTCAGATGATTTCATATGAAGTTTCAATAGGCTTAATAGTTGCTACAGTTGTTGTTACAACTGGTACGTTGAACCTTGGAGAGATGGTGGTAGCGAAACACAATATGCCATTTTGGGTTGATTTGCTACTAATGCCTATAGGAATAATATTTTTTATTTCTTTGCTTGCAGAAACTAATCGTCACCCATTTGATTTACCAGAAGCTGAAGCAGAGCTTGTCTCTGGATATAACGTTGAATATTCATCCATGCCTTTTGCCCTCTTTTTTCTTGGAGAATATGCAAATATGATTCTAGCAAGTGCTATGATGACGATATTTTTTCTAGGAGGATGGTATCCGCCGCTGGAGTTTAGTTTACTTTACAAAATTCCAGGTTTGATTTGGTTCGTTTTGAAGATAGTTATACTTTTGTTCGTATTTATTTGGATTAGAGCAACAATACCTCGTTATCGATATGATCAGCTAATGCGCCTTGGTTGGAAAGTGTTTCTGCCAATATCGGTGCTTTGGGTGGTACTCATTTCAGGAGTGTTGCTCTTTACTGGGAATTTACCTGGATCCAATGTTTAA